In Senegalia massiliensis, a genomic segment contains:
- a CDS encoding ABC-F family ATP-binding cassette domain-containing protein, producing MIILSCNNINKSYIGEPILESISFAINEKEKVGLVGLNGAGKSTLFKILIDEISMDSGEIYIANETKLGYLKQNTLFESEKTVYDEALEEFKNIIDLEKSIRKLEIEISEKSKCDNLEQMDKLMNKYSRLSEEFNEKNGYAYSSEIKGVLKGLGFSEEEFYKPINNLSGGQKSRVLLAKLLLKKPNLLLLDEPTNHLDIDAINWLEKYIKEYNGAAIIISHDRYFLDSTVTKIFELENRKLQIYNGNYSTFMKKRKKIIELKTKDYENQRKEIKDEKEKIRKLALGGKRAIRQSKSRQKMLDKINVLDKPKSIDGRSKIKFDPKIKSGDDVLKVEEISKSFGENKLFGNVSFNIYREEKVGLIGPNGVGKTTLFNIILKTIEADSGKVNIGHKVNAAYYDQEQTNLNNNKTIVDEIWDENPSFDHYTIRSILARFLFTGDDIFKEISTLSGGEKSRLSLMKLMLSKANFLLMDEPTNHLDIDSKESLEDALIDYTGTLFVISHDRYFLNKVTDKILELTNEGLEEYLGNYDYYIEKKNEIIDVEENKPTKTKTQLKNEQKKQKEKIRNEKKKKKKVKEIEKQISDYEKQLIQLEYDMCLPEIYSDPEKSTENIKQSKIINEKLEHLYNEWEMLLSD from the coding sequence ATGATAATTTTATCATGCAATAATATAAATAAATCTTATATTGGAGAGCCAATTTTAGAAAGTATATCTTTTGCAATAAATGAAAAAGAAAAAGTAGGATTAGTAGGATTAAATGGTGCTGGAAAATCTACACTTTTTAAAATACTAATAGATGAAATTTCTATGGATAGTGGAGAAATATATATTGCAAATGAAACTAAATTAGGTTATTTAAAACAAAATACATTGTTTGAAAGTGAAAAAACAGTATATGATGAAGCTTTAGAAGAATTTAAAAATATTATTGATTTAGAAAAAAGTATAAGAAAATTAGAAATAGAAATAAGTGAAAAAAGTAAATGTGATAACTTAGAACAAATGGATAAACTTATGAATAAATATTCTAGATTATCAGAAGAATTTAATGAAAAAAATGGATATGCATATAGTAGTGAAATTAAAGGTGTATTAAAGGGACTTGGTTTTTCAGAAGAAGAATTCTACAAACCCATAAATAACTTAAGTGGTGGTCAAAAATCAAGAGTTCTACTTGCAAAGCTATTACTTAAAAAACCAAATTTATTATTATTAGATGAGCCTACTAATCACCTAGATATTGATGCAATAAATTGGTTAGAAAAATATATAAAAGAATATAATGGAGCTGCAATTATAATCTCTCATGACAGATATTTTCTAGATTCTACTGTTACTAAAATATTTGAATTAGAAAATAGAAAACTTCAAATATATAATGGTAATTATAGTACATTCATGAAAAAGAGAAAAAAAATAATAGAACTAAAAACTAAAGATTATGAAAATCAAAGAAAAGAAATAAAAGATGAAAAAGAAAAAATAAGAAAACTTGCATTAGGTGGTAAAAGAGCCATTAGACAATCTAAAAGCAGACAAAAAATGCTTGATAAAATAAATGTTTTAGATAAGCCTAAATCTATTGATGGTCGTTCCAAAATAAAATTTGATCCTAAAATAAAAAGTGGCGATGATGTTTTAAAAGTAGAAGAAATATCAAAATCCTTTGGAGAAAATAAATTATTTGGAAATGTTTCATTTAATATATATAGAGAAGAAAAAGTAGGATTAATAGGACCAAATGGTGTTGGTAAAACAACACTTTTCAATATAATATTAAAAACCATAGAAGCAGATAGTGGCAAAGTAAATATTGGTCACAAAGTAAATGCAGCATATTATGACCAAGAACAAACAAACTTAAATAATAATAAAACAATAGTAGATGAAATTTGGGATGAAAATCCATCCTTTGATCATTATACTATTAGAAGTATTTTAGCTAGATTTTTATTTACTGGTGATGATATATTCAAAGAAATATCTACACTTAGTGGTGGAGAAAAAAGCAGATTATCTCTTATGAAACTAATGCTTTCTAAAGCTAATTTCCTACTTATGGACGAGCCAACAAATCATTTAGATATTGATTCAAAGGAATCATTAGAAGATGCTTTAATAGATTATACAGGCACTTTATTTGTAATATCTCATGATAGATATTTTCTAAATAAAGTAACAGACAAAATACTTGAATTAACTAATGAAGGTTTAGAAGAATACCTAGGAAATTATGATTACTATATTGAAAAAAAGAATGAAATAATAGATGTTGAAGAAAATAAACCTACTAAAACAAAAACTCAATTAAAAAATGAACAAAAAAAGCAAAAAGAAAAAATACGTAATGAAAAAAAGAAAAAAAAGAAAGTTAAAGAAATAGAAAAACAAATTTCTGATTATGAAAAACAATTAATTCAATTAGAATATGATATGTGTTTACCTGAAATATATTCAGATCCTGAAAAAAGTACTGAAAATATAAAACAAAGTAAAATAATAAATGAAAAATTAGAACATTTATATAATGAATGGGAAATGCTACTTTCAGATTAA
- the tsaB gene encoding tRNA (adenosine(37)-N6)-threonylcarbamoyltransferase complex dimerization subunit type 1 TsaB has translation MKILAIESSSRVATCAVMEDETLLGEYIINDNMTHSVKLMPSIKTLMDSLDLKPEDIDIYAAGVGPGSFTGLRIGLASIKAMAHAHNKKTVGIPTMDALAFNIPFGDGIIVPMMDARRDRVYTGIYKWVDGKFNICMEQDVLELDNIIEILEKRDEDIIINGDVESKYGSILKNRLGDRIIFSTVSTRMPRASSIAELAFRKVKNGEYIDYKLLVPDYLRKSQAERQYDEKMKKKDE, from the coding sequence ATGAAGATACTAGCAATAGAAAGTTCCTCTAGAGTAGCAACATGTGCAGTAATGGAGGATGAAACTTTATTAGGTGAATATATAATAAATGACAATATGACTCATTCAGTGAAATTAATGCCTAGCATAAAGACACTTATGGATAGTTTAGATTTAAAACCGGAAGATATTGATATATATGCAGCAGGAGTAGGTCCAGGCTCTTTTACAGGTCTTAGAATAGGATTAGCAAGTATTAAGGCAATGGCACATGCTCACAATAAAAAGACAGTAGGAATACCAACAATGGATGCTTTAGCATTTAATATACCATTTGGAGATGGAATTATAGTTCCAATGATGGATGCTAGACGTGATAGAGTATATACTGGAATATATAAATGGGTAGATGGAAAATTTAATATATGTATGGAACAGGATGTTTTAGAATTAGACAATATAATAGAAATACTTGAAAAAAGAGATGAAGATATAATTATAAATGGGGATGTAGAATCTAAATATGGAAGCATATTAAAAAACAGATTAGGTGATAGAATAATATTTTCAACTGTTTCTACAAGAATGCCAAGGGCATCATCAATAGCAGAACTTGCATTTAGAAAAGTGAAAAATGGTGAATATATAGATTATAAATTATTGGTCCCTGACTATTTAAGAAAATCTCAAGCAGAGAGACAATATGATGAGAAGATGAAGAAAAAAGATGAATAG
- the rimI gene encoding ribosomal protein S18-alanine N-acetyltransferase, with protein sequence MNSIVIRNMESEDIDNILELENMSFSTPWSKESFIKEIKENKLARYIVAKNDTKIVGYGGMWLILDEAHITNIAVHPEYRGEGVGTKLLNGLVEISKEMMIKRMTLEVRKSNDPAIKLYKNNDFVEVGIRPGYYSDTNEDAIIMWKEVLF encoded by the coding sequence ATGAATAGTATAGTGATTAGAAATATGGAATCTGAAGATATTGATAATATATTAGAATTAGAAAATATGTCATTTTCAACTCCATGGTCAAAAGAATCATTTATAAAAGAGATAAAAGAAAATAAGCTTGCAAGATACATAGTGGCCAAAAATGATACTAAAATAGTTGGTTATGGGGGAATGTGGCTTATACTTGATGAAGCTCATATTACAAATATTGCAGTTCATCCTGAATATAGAGGAGAAGGGGTAGGGACTAAACTATTAAATGGACTTGTAGAAATATCTAAAGAAATGATGATAAAAAGGATGACACTTGAAGTAAGAAAGTCTAATGATCCTGCTATAAAATTATATAAAAATAATGATTTTGTAGAAGTGGGAATCAGACCTGGATATTATTCTGATACAAATGAAGATGCAATTATTATGTGGAAAGAAGTTTTATTTTAA
- the tsaD gene encoding tRNA (adenosine(37)-N6)-threonylcarbamoyltransferase complex transferase subunit TsaD has product MLKNVITLGVETSCDETSIAIVKNGREVLTNRISSQIDLHKKFGGVVPEVASRKHIETIDYILDDALNEAKLSLNDIDNIAVTYGPGLVGALLVGLSYAKALSFALDKPLIGVNHIEGHISANYIEYPDLKPPFVCLIVSGGHSHLVYIKDYGKYEILGRTRDDAAGEAFDKIARAMNLGYPGGPIIDDLAKKGNEDAIDFPRSYLEEDSFDFSFSGLKSAVLNYLNSMKQKGEDIVVEDVCASFQNAVIEVLVDKTVKLANMKNSKIIAIAGGVASNSGLRELMKKKAGEYNIEVKYPSRLLCTDNAAMIASAGYYNYINNKYSDLSLNAVPNLKLGD; this is encoded by the coding sequence ATTTTGAAAAATGTAATTACATTGGGAGTAGAAACGTCTTGTGATGAAACTTCAATAGCTATAGTTAAAAATGGACGAGAAGTTTTAACTAATAGAATATCTTCACAAATAGATCTTCATAAAAAATTTGGAGGAGTAGTTCCAGAAGTTGCTTCCAGAAAACATATTGAAACAATAGATTATATATTAGATGATGCTTTAAATGAAGCAAAGTTATCATTAAATGATATAGATAATATAGCAGTAACATATGGACCTGGTCTTGTAGGAGCTCTCTTAGTTGGGCTATCATATGCTAAAGCACTTAGTTTTGCATTAGATAAACCTTTAATAGGAGTTAATCATATAGAAGGTCATATTAGTGCAAATTATATAGAATATCCAGATCTTAAACCACCTTTTGTATGTCTTATAGTATCAGGTGGACATTCACATTTAGTTTATATAAAAGATTATGGGAAATATGAAATATTAGGTCGAACTCGAGATGATGCTGCAGGTGAAGCATTTGATAAAATAGCAAGAGCTATGAATTTAGGTTATCCAGGTGGTCCAATCATTGATGATTTAGCAAAAAAAGGAAATGAAGATGCAATAGATTTTCCAAGAAGTTATTTAGAGGAAGACAGCTTTGATTTTAGTTTCAGTGGTCTTAAGTCAGCAGTATTAAATTATCTTAATAGCATGAAGCAAAAAGGTGAAGATATAGTTGTAGAAGATGTTTGTGCAAGCTTTCAAAATGCTGTAATAGAGGTATTAGTTGATAAAACAGTTAAATTAGCTAATATGAAAAACTCTAAAATAATAGCTATAGCTGGAGGAGTAGCATCAAATAGTGGACTTCGTGAATTAATGAAGAAAAAAGCTGGAGAATATAATATAGAGGTTAAATATCCATCAAGACTATTATGTACTGATAATGCAGCTATGATTGCATCAGCTGGATATTACAATTATATAAATAATAAGTATTCTGACCTTAGTTTAAATGCAGTTCCAAATTTAAAACTTGGAGATTAG
- a CDS encoding redox-sensing transcriptional repressor Rex → MKNKNVSMAVIRRLPKYYRYLSELLENDIKRISSKELSKLTDFTASQIRQDLNNFGGFGQQGYGYNVEDLQRELGKILGLDKTYRAVLIGAGNLGQAIANYRGFSDSGFEILGIFDKNPKVTGKKLRDVEVKAMEDMGDFIKENDIEIGIICTPKEGSQEIADTLVESGVTGIWNFAPADLKVPENITVEDVHLNESLFTLSYLLKEKK, encoded by the coding sequence ATGAAAAATAAAAATGTTTCTATGGCTGTAATAAGAAGACTGCCGAAATATTATAGATATTTGTCTGAACTTCTAGAAAATGATATTAAAAGGATTTCATCAAAGGAGCTAAGTAAACTTACAGATTTTACTGCTTCTCAGATAAGACAAGATTTAAATAATTTTGGTGGGTTTGGACAACAAGGTTATGGTTATAATGTAGAAGATCTACAAAGAGAATTAGGGAAAATTTTAGGATTAGATAAAACATATCGTGCTGTACTAATAGGAGCAGGTAATTTAGGTCAAGCAATTGCAAATTACAGAGGGTTTTCAGATTCAGGATTTGAAATTTTAGGTATATTTGATAAAAATCCTAAAGTAACAGGAAAAAAATTAAGAGATGTAGAAGTTAAGGCTATGGAAGATATGGGTGATTTTATAAAAGAGAATGATATTGAAATAGGTATTATATGTACACCTAAAGAAGGTAGTCAAGAAATAGCTGATACTTTAGTAGAAAGTGGAGTTACAGGTATTTGGAACTTTGCTCCAGCAGATCTAAAAGTACCAGAAAACATAACAGTTGAAGATGTACATTTAAATGAGAGTTTATTTACATTATCTTATCTTTTAAAAGAGAAAAAATAA
- a CDS encoding sigma 54-interacting transcriptional regulator, producing MRVNDVMTRNPITINQDKQIIYATKLMYDNKIDSLPVLDSKGELIGIFQKENLYYAISNNIDLNSEIKDIMNKDIKWIYPDQDTDKILDMNMGRNLVLDKENNLVGVLTNTDLLKAYYNTNNVINRKLDTEKNLTGTLKTILNNAYDGIVVIDKSRKITMINQSYAKFLNVDKDDVIGKDVTNVIENTRLHVILDTGESEIGEIQKIGSRNIVAMRIPIVEDGKVVGAIGKIMFRDIQQVNSLANKLNVIKNELKYYKKELIKERRAKYSFENIPSNSDIMNKVKLLAQKSSKSNSTILVVGESGTGKELFAHSIHNASPRKLKPFVKMNCAAIPEDLLESELFGYEEGAFTGSKKGGKIGKFKLADGGTIFLDEIGDMPLNMQAKILRVLQEKELEPIGSNKTHPIDVRVISATNKDLSSMIRKGEFREDLYYRLNVIKLNIPPLRERKEDLDILIDILLEKHKGDVGKYIKGISDGARNVLKTYHWPGNVRQLENVLERAINIVESGCEIDIPHLPEYIRGKNNNNEESSFSLKKAVEITERNTIINALELTSGNRVHAAKILNISRSSLYEKMDKYKIE from the coding sequence ATGAGAGTAAATGATGTAATGACTAGAAATCCTATAACTATAAATCAAGATAAACAAATAATATATGCTACAAAATTAATGTATGATAATAAGATAGACTCTTTACCTGTATTAGATTCTAAAGGAGAACTTATAGGGATTTTTCAAAAAGAAAACTTGTATTATGCTATATCGAATAATATAGATTTAAATAGTGAAATTAAAGATATAATGAATAAGGACATCAAATGGATTTATCCAGATCAGGACACAGATAAAATATTAGATATGAATATGGGTAGGAATTTAGTATTAGATAAAGAAAATAATTTAGTAGGAGTTTTGACAAATACTGATTTATTAAAAGCATATTATAATACAAACAATGTAATTAATAGGAAGTTAGATACAGAAAAAAACTTAACTGGAACATTAAAGACCATATTAAACAATGCATATGATGGAATAGTTGTAATTGATAAAAGTAGAAAAATAACTATGATAAATCAGTCTTATGCAAAATTTTTGAATGTGGATAAAGATGATGTAATAGGAAAAGATGTTACAAATGTAATAGAAAATACAAGACTTCATGTAATACTTGATACAGGCGAATCAGAAATTGGAGAAATACAAAAAATAGGTTCAAGAAATATTGTAGCTATGAGAATACCAATTGTTGAAGATGGTAAAGTGGTTGGTGCTATAGGAAAAATCATGTTTAGAGACATACAACAGGTAAATTCACTTGCTAACAAGTTAAATGTTATTAAAAATGAACTTAAATATTATAAAAAAGAACTTATAAAAGAAAGAAGAGCTAAATATTCATTTGAAAATATTCCATCAAATAGTGATATTATGAATAAAGTAAAGTTACTTGCACAAAAATCTTCAAAAAGTAACTCTACAATACTTGTAGTAGGTGAGAGTGGAACAGGTAAAGAGTTATTTGCCCATTCTATTCATAATGCAAGTCCAAGAAAATTAAAACCATTTGTAAAAATGAATTGTGCTGCAATACCAGAGGATTTATTAGAATCAGAGTTATTTGGATATGAAGAAGGAGCTTTCACTGGTTCAAAAAAAGGTGGTAAAATAGGAAAATTTAAATTAGCTGATGGAGGTACTATTTTCTTAGATGAAATAGGAGATATGCCATTAAATATGCAAGCTAAGATACTTAGAGTTTTACAAGAAAAAGAATTGGAACCAATTGGTTCTAATAAGACACATCCAATTGATGTAAGGGTTATATCTGCTACGAATAAAGATTTAAGCAGTATGATTAGAAAAGGCGAATTTAGAGAAGATTTATATTATAGATTAAATGTTATAAAACTTAATATTCCTCCTTTAAGAGAAAGAAAAGAAGATTTAGATATTTTAATAGATATATTGTTAGAAAAACATAAAGGTGATGTAGGTAAATATATTAAGGGAATATCTGATGGGGCTAGGAATGTTTTAAAGACATATCATTGGCCTGGTAATGTAAGACAACTTGAAAATGTACTTGAAAGAGCTATAAATATTGTTGAGTCAGGATGTGAGATAGATATTCCTCATTTACCTGAATATATAAGAGGTAAAAATAATAATAATGAAGAAAGTAGTTTTTCATTAAAAAAAGCAGTAGAAATTACTGAGAGAAATACAATAATAAATGCCCTTGAACTTACAAGTGGAAATAGGGTACATGCAGCAAAGATACTAAATATTAGTAGGTCTTCATTATATGAAAAAATGGATAAATATAAGATAGAATAA
- a CDS encoding ECF transporter S component, translated as MLATKKKVNTKYLTKTAVLSVLAFLIMFIEVPLWFAPPFLKIDFSDIPALIGAFALGPMTGVVIELLKNILNLALEGTATAGVGELANFIVGSLFVFTAGIIYEKGKSFKSAVVGLLAGTIVMTIVAGIANYFFLLPFYSKLYGLPISSFVEMGSALNGFVKDVETLVIFAITPFNIVKGILISAITIPLYKRISPLLHK; from the coding sequence ATGTTGGCAACTAAAAAGAAAGTAAATACAAAATATCTTACAAAAACAGCAGTGTTATCAGTATTAGCATTTTTAATTATGTTTATAGAGGTACCATTATGGTTTGCTCCACCATTTTTAAAGATCGATTTTAGTGATATACCAGCTTTGATAGGTGCATTTGCTTTAGGACCAATGACAGGAGTTGTTATTGAACTACTTAAAAATATTTTAAATCTTGCACTTGAAGGTACAGCTACAGCAGGTGTAGGAGAGCTTGCCAATTTTATAGTAGGTAGTTTATTCGTATTTACTGCAGGAATAATTTATGAAAAGGGAAAAAGTTTTAAATCAGCTGTAGTTGGGTTATTAGCAGGAACTATTGTTATGACCATTGTAGCAGGTATTGCAAATTACTTTTTCTTATTACCTTTTTATTCAAAGCTATATGGATTACCAATAAGTAGTTTTGTGGAAATGGGATCTGCCCTTAATGGTTTTGTAAAAGATGTAGAAACACTTGTTATATTTGCAATAACACCTTTTAATATTGTAAAAGGTATACTAATTTCCGCTATAACTATACCATTATATAAGAGAATATCACCGTTACTTCATAAATAA
- a CDS encoding Yip1 family protein: MSDNFNEFIDYSDARELTMKEKIKDVFTNPKELFKSIKFYPNLKLAIIIILVISFLAAFIEISSTDFINSMIDSAKQSGQPIPSDSQLEVYKYMTIALAGIMPLIVIGFKAFMITGLSVLVGGDGDTKEGMLVTSYSYIPIVLGTLISRTIIYFTNFDVFKFNLAQILPSSLEGTLFFGIALSIDIFIIWYLVLSFIGTKYIFEISYKKAILPVLIPWIFWVIFYAGVYILTSGGLNIGI; this comes from the coding sequence ATGAGTGATAATTTTAATGAATTTATAGATTATAGTGATGCACGTGAACTTACAATGAAAGAAAAGATAAAAGATGTATTTACAAATCCAAAAGAATTGTTTAAAAGCATAAAATTTTATCCGAATTTAAAATTGGCTATAATAATTATATTGGTAATTTCATTTTTAGCAGCATTTATTGAAATAAGTTCTACTGATTTTATAAATAGTATGATAGATAGTGCAAAACAAAGTGGCCAACCTATTCCAAGTGATTCTCAATTAGAAGTATATAAATACATGACAATTGCTTTAGCTGGAATAATGCCTTTAATTGTAATTGGTTTTAAAGCCTTTATGATAACAGGTCTTTCTGTACTTGTTGGAGGAGATGGAGATACAAAAGAAGGCATGCTTGTAACAAGTTATTCATATATACCTATAGTGCTTGGAACATTAATTTCTAGAACAATAATATATTTCACAAATTTTGATGTTTTTAAATTTAATTTAGCTCAGATATTACCTTCATCATTAGAAGGGACGCTATTTTTTGGAATAGCTTTGAGTATAGATATTTTTATAATATGGTATCTTGTACTATCATTTATTGGAACAAAATATATATTTGAAATTTCATATAAAAAGGCAATATTACCAGTACTTATTCCGTGGATTTTTTGGGTTATATTTTATGCAGGAGTTTATATTCTAACAAGTGGTGGTTTAAATATTGGAATATAA
- the tsaE gene encoding tRNA (adenosine(37)-N6)-threonylcarbamoyltransferase complex ATPase subunit type 1 TsaE, with protein sequence MIRIITESTEQTERLGKLIGSLLNSGDIICLDGDLGAGKTTLTKSIVKGLGVDEYVTSPTFTIVNEYEGKVHVNHFDVYRISDVDEMYDIGYDEYMDSESVNIIEWSSIIKEILPEDRIEINIERLEKDNKRKFNINSIGERYKDLVEELKKYEDTSNRKFL encoded by the coding sequence ATGATAAGAATAATTACAGAAAGTACAGAACAAACAGAAAGATTAGGAAAATTAATAGGTAGTTTATTAAACTCAGGAGATATAATTTGTTTAGATGGTGATTTAGGTGCAGGAAAAACTACACTTACTAAATCTATTGTAAAGGGTTTAGGCGTAGATGAATATGTAACAAGCCCTACATTCACTATAGTAAATGAGTATGAGGGAAAAGTACATGTAAATCATTTTGATGTTTACAGAATATCAGATGTAGATGAGATGTATGATATAGGTTATGATGAATATATGGATTCAGAAAGTGTAAATATAATTGAATGGTCATCTATTATAAAGGAGATACTTCCAGAAGATAGGATAGAAATAAATATAGAAAGATTAGAAAAAGATAATAAAAGAAAGTTTAATATAAACTCGATAGGTGAAAGATATAAAGATTTAGTTGAGGAGTTGAAAAAATATGAAGATACTAGCAATAGAAAGTTCCTCTAG